GTGTTTTATACTTTAGTTTCAAATGTGGGTCTATTTGTAACATGAGTTCATGTTTTTACTTTAGTAATTTTTATGGACGAAGAATTTGATATACAAACCTATTAAAATATATATATATATATATATATATATATGTTCTAACGATAATGTTATAATACAATTTAATAAAATATTAATTGTTTTGTAAAATATGTAAAAAAATCTAACTAAATACTATATAAATTCTATTTAAGAATTTAAAGGTTATTAAAAATAAAATATTTTTATTAAAAATTAATCTACCAAAAATTCACAATCACTTTTAAAATATTAAAATATATTATTGCAGGTCAAAGATATAAAATATTATATTATATTAAAATATTAAAATGATTTGTACCCGCAAATTTGCGGGCATCCACCTAGTGTAATCTTAACCTACAGTGGTTCTAATACTAAATAAGAATCCTGTAGATAACTTACGTCTAAGCCGCGTTTTTCCTAATTCTAAAAATATTGCCTTGAAAAGGAAGTAAATAGAACAAAAAGATTATTATATTTGGTCTTGGTCTATATATTTATCATAAGGCTTATAGTTATCAAACCATAACGAAAAAACAAAGAATATGGGTCCAAAAACATCACATAAGGTTGCTCTTTTGTTCTCTCTTCTCCTTTTGATTTTGACGATTTCCTCTCAAGCTAGAGTCATCGAGGCTGCAAGCCGAAAACTTGGTAAGTATCTTTAAATCTTGATTGCCTACAATCATCAAGACCCAAAAATAAAGCATATGCTAATGATGGTTGTTTTTCTTTTCGAAAGAAAATTAATGTGGTTATTTTATATAAGAACAAAATAGATTAATTAAATTCCTTCAACATAAACTGATCACTTGAACTCGATTTGATACTTGATCGCAGCATCCGGAAGGAACATCGTGTATACTCCATCTTCAAAATCTTGCGGAGCGACCCACGCAACGTGGAAGAAGAAGAAACGCGGACCATGTAGACGTCCTCCAAGAACTGCTCCAGCTTCTTACCAATCACCATAAGACCATAAGACAGTTTTCTCAAAACAAGGAAAGATGATATATATAAGACACATTTTCATGATTGTGAATGAGTCCAATCTTGGAACCATATTTTCAGTTATTTTCTTTGTTTTTTGTTTGGGATCCTAAAAATCAAATGTTTGATCGTTTTCTTGATTTGGTTTCTCTTTCTAATTCAATGAATGTTCGTCGTATGTGCGCTATACTTTAAATTAACAAAAGAAACGTGGTCTAGTTCTTAATTTAGTAAGAAAATAGATTGCTAAGGCTTTGGACTTGGAGTAACAACAAGAATTGTTTATTTATAATATAACTTGAGATAAATAGTAAGATCTACTGAGGTAAAAGAGGAACAAATAACCTGTAGTTCAGTATATTATTATTGTGTAGATAATCAAATTTAAAGAAATATTATAAGGGTTATGTACAAGTTTTATTTTATTTTATTTTGGAAAATTTGCCAAAATAGAACAAAAAACACACTCTTTGTCTCCTTAGTATAAAACCAACCTAAATTAGTTCATTTGGTATAATATTTGCTAAAAACCCCCATTCTAACCCTTACTTTATCAATTAACAATTTAAAATTTCACTTTTCAATATCAATTAAAAATAAAAACGAATTTTGACCAAAAGAAAACAAAAATAAATTAAATCAAAATATAATTAAAACAAAATATTAGTGGAAACAAAAAAAGAAAAAAAAATCCCCAAATCACTTTAATATATGAATTTTGGTTTTTTTGTTATAATTATAAAATTTTCCATCATTTTTTTAATTTTCTACAATTTGATTTAATATATATTAACCAAAATAAATAAATCAAAATCTATCTAAATTATAATTTTAAATATATGAATATATATTCTTAATTATAACTTAAAGTAAATCAAATTGTTTATTTTTTGATTTTTTTGAAAATCAAAGTTTTGAAGATAATCAAAAGAAATAAATGAAAATCGGTTTTTCTTAAATATTTTGTACTTGAACTTGTCATATTTTTGGAAATATGATTATTTTTATTCGTAGATTGTAACTTTTACACTGTGTTGAAAACATACAACTAAATCATAAACAAATTTGACTATATATAGCCTTTTGAGTTGTGTCTAAATTTCGTATTCGTAGAATTTTAAAATTGTTCATACAAATAGAAGTTGCATTCAAAAATAAGTGTAGCTACATTTACAATGTGTAGACATTGCATTCTTCATATTTAGAATTCTATTTAACAATGGACTATTGGTTCTAGAAAAAGTAGAATAACATGTTTAACGTGCAATTCAATTTCTACCATGCCATTTTTCGTAGAAGATGAAATCTTCTTTCCGTAGAACAAAATTAAAAATTTAATTTAAAAAATTTTACAATCTAAAAATTATATGGGTATTTCATCAATGGTTTCAATTTTTATAATTTTTTTTATTTTAAAAAATATTTATTTCATTAAATTTAAAAAAATAGAAAAGGTGATTGTGTAAAAAAAAATGGACAATTTTTTTAGAAAAATTTCCTAGGATAAACCTAAAATTTTTTTTGTCACAAATATAGAGCTCAAAAATAAAAATGACGAAAATAAATTTAAATGTTTTATCAAAAGAATCAAATATACACTTATACCCCTAAGGTTAATTAATCTAGACATTAGGGTTTAGAGTTAAGGGGGTTGGGTTTAGGGTTTAAGGTTTAAAAATAAAAAAAAAGTTAAAATTTTCAAAATAAAAAATGCTATTTTGGTTATTTTAGTTTTTAAAATCTATTTTTGTGACAAAAACTTTAAAAATATATATTTAAGAGAATTGCCCCTTTTTTATACTAAAGGGACAAAATGATGTTTTTTCATTCTATCTCGGCAAGTTTTCTTTTGTTTTTTTTTTCCTTTTTCTTCTAGCGGTAGACAAACCAAATAAAAACTATTTGTAATGTGAACATAAGGAGATGATTAGTAAGTGCTCTAACATTATATTTTTTGCTGTAGAATTTAATTTGTAGATTTATTTGCTGTAACTTTCTTTGTTGTAGATTTATTTGCTCTAGCTTTATTTGTTGTAGCTTTCTTTGCAGTAGATTTCTAAAGCACTAATTTTTTATTCTGGAAATAAAGCTCTCTACAGTCATATTTTGATTTTGTAGAGATCTTTTTGCTGTGAATTTTTTAAGGAAAACAAAACTCGATTGATTGACATATATAGATGTAAACTAAATTTTGGCTCTCGAGAACATCTACAGCCCCAACCAATCATCTTCTAAATCTCAAATCTAAATAGAATAAATTTTGTTTATTACATTATTTCATCTTTTACTATTACAAACCTGCAATGCGTAAAAAAAAAAATCTACCAAATCTCCCTTGGTCCCTATTTATAATATTTTAATTTTATTTTCCGTACAAACAGACTGTAAACAGACCGTCGTATCCGTGGTTGAACAACTTACAATTTAGATCCGCTGTTTCGCACTCCATTGGAAGCGCTCTCGTTTGAACCAATCGCATGGAGAACCTCTCTTAAAAGAGTCTCTCTCATCCTACCATACACGTGTCCATCAGCTCCCCGTCGAACTATCTCCTCTCCCAACTTTACGGCGGCTTCAACCGTCTCCCCCGCACTACCATGACTGGAATCCACGATTCCCATCTCCAAACCCCGATCCGCCGTAATTTTCTCCGCCGTCAACGCCACGTCTCTTTTCGCCGCCGGAGAAACAACCTTCATCCGGATCATAGACATAAACCACGCAGGAAGCACAAGCTCGATATCCAGCTCACTCATATACAGAAACCCTCTGTCGCGACGCATCAATATATAGTCGTGACTCATCGCGAGAAGGAATCCCGCGGCGGAGGCGTGACCGGTTACGGCGGCGATCGTCGGCATAGGGAGAGAGATGAGATCGGCCACCAAGGATTGGAGTTTGGCGGCCATGACAGCGCGGAGAGGAGGATCCGATGCGGCTAAGGCGAGATCGTAGCCGTTGGAGAAGAATTTTCCATCGGAGGTTGTGATGAGGACCGATTGTGAAGACGATGGATCGGAACGGATTTGTGTGATGGCGGAGCGGATGTTGTCGAGTAAGGTAGGGTTGAGACGGTGTTCGCCGTCGCCGGTGAGTTTCAGTAGGAAAAGTCGACCACGCTTCTCCAATGTACACATCTCCGTCTGTGAGAGTGACAATCGTAGTTAGTGGCAGATTAGCAATTAGGCGTATTGGATTAGTAATCTACTGTATAGGTGAGTAGGTTTGTGATAATACTGTCACGTGACATTTACCGAGAACCATATCTCGATGTTGGAACTTGAGGGTATTTAATATAAAATGTTTATTTGTCCTATTTTTTTATACAGAAATAACTAGACGAATATCCTAAAATGCTATCAAATCTAAGTTTGAGATTTGTGAAAACCTCACCAAGTGTCATTGCACAATTTTGGTGGAGTTCAAATCCACCAAATAGAGAAATTTACTGGGCTAGATGGGAGAAGATGTTTTTACCAAGAGAGGAGGGCGGTGTTGGATTCAGATTGATACATGAATTTAATCTGGCATTATTAACTAAACAACTTTGGCATTTAGTACAGTTCCCCGACTCGTAGGTAGCTCGAGTATTGAAAGGAAGATATTATAGGATGAGTTCGCCATTGCGATTGCATTCTATAAGTAACCCGTCCTATGTATGGTCGAGTATATCAACGGCACGAAAACTACTACTACTAGGCATTAAACAAAAAAATTCATTCTGGATATGAGGTAAAGGTTTGGGAGGACCCTTGGATACCCACCACACCAGTGAGGCCGACAAGATCAACTGCCCCTGTCATGCATCCGAATTTGAGAGTTAGCGATCTTATCAATGGCGAAACAAAAGGAATGAGATGTTGGATTGCTGGAGAACTATGTTGCTACAGATGATATACCCCTCATAAGAAGTTTGGCCATAAGCTCAACTTACCATCGAGACTCCTTCTGCTGGAATTATACTAAAAATGGCCAGTACACAGTTAAATCGGGATATTGGGTAGCTCGTAACTTAATGAGGAACGTTGATGAAATGGAGATTCTGGAACCCAGTATAACCAAACTTCAAGCCTTTGTTTGGAAAGTAAGAGCACCTCAGAAGATATGCCATCTTATGTGGCAATTGATAACATGACAAGTTGCTGTAACAAGGAATCTAATACGCCGGAACATGAGATGCGA
This genomic interval from Brassica oleracea var. oleracea cultivar TO1000 chromosome C2, BOL, whole genome shotgun sequence contains the following:
- the LOC106326362 gene encoding uncharacterized protein LOC106326362, encoding MGPKTSHKVALLFSLLLLILTISSQARVIEAASRKLASGRNIVYTPSSKSCGATHATWKKKKRGPCRRPPRTAPASYQSP
- the LOC106324737 gene encoding enoyl-CoA delta isomerase 1, peroxisomal; the encoded protein is MCTLEKRGRLFLLKLTGDGEHRLNPTLLDNIRSAITQIRSDPSSSQSVLITTSDGKFFSNGYDLALAASDPPLRAVMAAKLQSLVADLISLPMPTIAAVTGHASAAGFLLAMSHDYILMRRDRGFLYMSELDIELVLPAWFMSMIRMKVVSPAAKRDVALTAEKITADRGLEMGIVDSSHGSAGETVEAAVKLGEEIVRRGADGHVYGRMRETLLREVLHAIGSNESASNGVRNSGSKL